The following are encoded together in the Adhaeribacter arboris genome:
- a CDS encoding GSCFA domain-containing protein yields the protein MPTAFRTELSVSLQSRQLSLQTHVFTAGSCFAEVMGQKLQQYKVPSLVNPFGTIFNPVSLFNLLQASLQPQPEFTGELVQREDLWLAYDFHSTFASHSRAELLTRLQETLSQSQAFLQNTDTIILTFGTAIGYIHRASNKLVANCHKIPQVQFQKHLLTIPEILSAFNTFYKSLQQTNPNARVILTVSPVRHLKETLEGNSVSKSILRVVCQELKTQYAAVAYFPAYELLLDDLRDYRFYKPDMIHPSEVAEDYIWEKFKSAYFNEDFQHFTEKWDKIRQALAHKPFHSESISHQQFLKKVLSQLEELQAKVDCQSEISALKKQLITG from the coding sequence ATGCCTACTGCTTTCCGCACGGAACTTTCTGTTTCCCTTCAAAGCCGACAGCTTTCGTTACAAACGCACGTTTTCACGGCGGGTTCTTGTTTTGCCGAAGTAATGGGTCAGAAATTACAGCAGTATAAAGTGCCTTCATTAGTTAATCCTTTTGGTACCATTTTCAATCCGGTTTCTCTTTTTAACTTATTACAAGCTTCGTTACAGCCACAACCGGAATTTACCGGCGAATTAGTGCAACGCGAAGATTTGTGGTTGGCGTATGATTTTCATTCTACTTTTGCTTCGCACTCGCGCGCTGAACTTTTAACCCGGCTTCAGGAAACCCTAAGTCAAAGTCAGGCTTTCTTACAAAATACAGATACTATTATTTTAACTTTTGGTACAGCCATAGGTTATATTCATCGGGCCAGCAACAAACTGGTAGCTAATTGTCATAAAATACCGCAAGTTCAATTCCAGAAGCATTTGCTAACCATTCCAGAAATTTTATCCGCTTTTAATACTTTTTACAAAAGTTTGCAACAAACAAATCCAAACGCCCGGGTAATTTTGACCGTCAGCCCGGTACGTCACCTGAAAGAAACTTTAGAAGGAAACAGCGTTAGTAAATCTATTCTAAGGGTGGTTTGCCAGGAATTAAAAACGCAATATGCGGCAGTAGCTTATTTTCCAGCTTACGAATTACTTTTAGATGATTTACGGGATTACCGATTTTATAAACCGGATATGATTCACCCCTCGGAAGTAGCGGAAGATTACATCTGGGAAAAGTTTAAATCAGCATATTTCAACGAAGATTTTCAGCACTTTACAGAAAAATGGGATAAAATCCGGCAAGCCTTGGCCCATAAACCATTTCATTCAGAATCTATTTCTCATCAGCAATTCTTAAAAAAAGTATTAAGTCAATTAGAAGAACTACAAGCTAAAGTTGATTGCCAATCGGAAATTTCAGCTTTAAAAAAGCAATTAATTACGGGTTAA
- the rplI gene encoding 50S ribosomal protein L9, producing the protein MEVILKDDVKGLGFKNDIVEVKPGYGRNYLIPQGIAVMADKTNKKIVAENIRQASHKAEKIKLDAQSIADQIGDQVFDLRAKVGESGKIFGAVTTTQLSEALRAKGIEVDRKKISFDQEVKAAGEYTASIALHKEVKHTVRFNVVAE; encoded by the coding sequence ATGGAAGTTATATTAAAAGACGACGTAAAAGGCTTAGGCTTTAAGAACGATATTGTAGAAGTAAAACCTGGTTACGGCCGCAATTACCTGATTCCGCAAGGAATTGCAGTAATGGCTGATAAAACCAACAAAAAGATTGTAGCGGAAAATATCCGTCAAGCATCACATAAAGCTGAAAAAATTAAATTAGATGCTCAGTCAATTGCCGATCAAATCGGTGATCAGGTTTTTGATTTACGCGCGAAGGTGGGTGAAAGCGGTAAAATTTTTGGTGCGGTTACTACTACTCAATTATCAGAAGCTTTACGGGCGAAAGGAATTGAAGTAGATCGTAAGAAAATTTCTTTTGATCAGGAAGTAAAAGCAGCTGGTGAGTACACCGCTTCTATTGCTTTGCACAAAGAAGTAAAACATACCGTACGTTTTAACGTGGTAGCTGAATAA